From the Solanum lycopersicum chromosome 10, SLM_r2.1 genome, one window contains:
- the LOC101253330 gene encoding uncharacterized protein At4g06744-like, with amino-acid sequence MATIIISIIFILQLFFQNCLVLATPTLGQTRQALEIIIGGGGGSPPPPDNQDCPPPPPPPEPPCPPPPSLLFESKRVEIAYHVIQKLKSKITHDPLGITKTWNGSDVCNKYKGFRCATVPDLKVKALAAVDFNQYKFDGPDLTIDGFIDELPDITIFHANTNNFKGTIPKKIANLRYLYELDLSNNKYNGEFPNNIVFGAKKLYFLDLRFNSFSGLVSPQLFMLNLDVLFINNNNLIQKLPDNLGSTPVLYLTLANNKFTGPIPRSIGQACKSLREVLFLNNQLTGCLPYEIGLLSKATVFDVSKNQLTGKIPHSFGCLAKIEILNLAQNQFYGAVPELVCKLCNLKNLTLSYNYFNEVGPECKKLIEKRVLDIKMNCIPGLPMQRSAEECAAFFCKPRSCPDEKSLGFVPCSVGSYKQNQQNENENAPAPRTYGALKPHSL; translated from the coding sequence ATGGCTACCATTATTATCTCTATTATTTTTATCCttcaattatttttccaaaattgtcTAGTCCTTGCTACTCCAACTCTTGGCCAAACTAGACAAGCTTTGGAGATAATTATCGGCGGAGGTGGTGGTAGTCCACCACCACCGGATAATCAAGATTGTCCACCACCTCCTCCGCCACCAGAACCTCCTTGTCCTCCACCACCATCACTCCTCTTTGAAAGTAAACGTGTCGAGATTGCCTATCATGTCATCCAAAAGCTGAAGTCCAAAATCACACATGACCCTTTAGGTATTACAAAAACATGGAATGGCTCTGATGTTTGCAACAAGTACAAAGGTTTTCGTTGTGCCACGGTTCCTGACTTAAAGGTTAAAGCATTAGCTGCTGTGGACTTCAATCAGTACAAATTCGATGGCCCTGACCTTACTATTGACGGCTTTATTGACGAATTACCAGACATAACAATCTTTCACGCAAACACCAACAATTTTAAAGGTACAATCCCCAAGAAAATTGCGAATCTTCGTTATCTCTATGAGTTAGACCttagcaacaacaaatataatGGTGAATTTCCAAATAACATTGTTTTTGGTgccaaaaaattgtatttcttaGACCTAAGGTTCAATTCATTTTCCGGGTTGGTTTCCCCTCAACTGTTCATGTTAAATCTCGATGTTTtattcatcaacaacaacaatttaatCCAAAAACTTCCTGATAACTTGGGATCAACACCAGTTCTTTACTTAACTTTAGCAAACAACAAATTCACCGGTCCAATTCCTCGTAGCATTGGTCAAGCTTGTAAATCATTACGTGAAGTACTGTTCTTAAACAACCAGCTTACAGGATGCTTGCCTTATGAAATTGGGCTTTTAAGTAAAGCCACAGTTTTCGATGTTAGCAAAAATCAGCTAACAGGAAAAATACCTCATTCATTCGGATGTTTAGCTAAGATAGAGATACTTAATTTGGCACAAAATCAGTTCTACGGAGCTGTACCTGAACTAGTGTGCAAGCTCTGTAACTTGAAAAATTTGACGTTGAGTTACAATTACTTCAATGAAGTTGGACCGGAATGCAAGAAGTTAATTGAGAAAAGAGTACTTGATATCAAGATGAATTGCATTCCAGGCTTGCCAATGCAAAGATCAGCAGAGGAATGTGCTGCATTTTTCTGTAAGCCAAGATCTTGTCCTGACGAAAAGTCATTGGGATTTGTTCCTTGTAGCGTTGGCAGTTATAAGCAGAATCAACAGAACGAAAATGAGAATGCGCCAGCGCCAAGAACTTACGGTGCTTTGAAACCGCATTCGTTGTAA
- the LOC138338870 gene encoding uncharacterized protein: protein MATLDNTTISIVDFLMVEDGRYQHFPWGHLSFSKLIGSLRQDFDVSKKLYQLYGMPYALNVWIYECASNLNSEIAVKERNVIPRMCNWRVMFDKVKFEMLMSTIFQENACSNIVPTAEEIEAFDLAQVEHAHSSSLPLVQPNEKDDFDNFSTKPPEQLLMTYSRVSDTSPPPPPKRRKKVIIQKNKVSEQNQPDQSNVSLTPDDDVHVSMSNLPANSNADDVHDSVPDVDKKFEELIILIKENHSQLKQSIGKENIIFQANTITFQSDKQTSQQIPIDLSDMGGVAEDGVGFSGKNGEHQIVEDAGDVAEDGVGVAVNEGEQLVSDTPKDGGAHQSNQDLNEHIMEQDVDDNVQHNIPHVLPEKTTMDVSEPSTSTTISPSTQAAIDALIKDLSKDPTNARLLYSYNPQNITSSQYLLTDNKLPTDIPTMEIGVRTDSVTPAHRNRMPSRRIQSPYCTFFGSSEKGKEKLKDMTRLHFPFEGCGITDQVSPKLTEDNMNWLSRGLLKNHNNKYYMDDDDDSLTTLEHINRASVVSVHERSIINIIKGFGIPAALPWHLVDEGDKKNERTKFADCHAYKDNITGSLLEPQVPFMIEFSQDIPKEDCDSLDCGLYVTAFAEYMSDQINISYVDFSPDYLRQRYGALLWSYGSEKAKCGYVSDNDDPPKSRGIVTPPPEEDLVHIV from the exons ATGG CTACTCTTGATAATACAACTATATCTATTGTGGACTTTCTAATGGTTGAAGatggtagatatcaacattttcctTGGGGTCATCTATCATTTTCAAAACTAATTGGTTCACTTAGACAGGATTTTGATGTTAGTAAAAAGTTGTATCAATTATATGGGATGCCCTATGCACTTAACGTTTGGATATACGAATGTGCATCCAATTTAAATTCTGAAATAGCTGTGAAAGAACGAAATGTCATCCCAAGAATGTGCAATTGGAGAGTTATGTTTGATAAGGTAAAGTTTGAAATGCTTATGTCTACCATTTTCCAAgag AATGCATGTTCAAACATTGTCCCAACAGCAGAGGAAATTGAAGCTTTTGACCTTGCTCAAGTTGAACATGCTCATTCTTCATCATTACCATTAGTACAACCAAATGAGAAAGATGATTTTGATAATTTCTCCACAAAACCTCCCGAACAGTTATTGATGACATATTCTAGAGTGTCTGATACATCTCCTCCACCACcgccaaaaagaagaaaaaaagtgattatacaaaaaaataaggtGTCAGAACAGAACCAGCCTGATCAATCAAATGTGTCTCTGACACCGGATGATGATGTACATGTTTCCATGTCAAATCTCCCTGCAAATTCGAATGCCGATGATGTACATGATTCTGTTCCAGAC GTTGACAAGAAATTTGAGGAActgattatattgataaaagaaaatcactCCCAGTTGAAGCAATCTATAGGCAAGGAAAACATCATTTTTCAGGCTAATACAATCACATTTCAGTCTGACAAACAAACATCTCAGCAAATACCAATTGATCTTTCTGATATGGGTGGTGTAGCTGAGGATGGTGTTGGTTTTTCTGGTAAAAATGGTGAACATCAAATCGTCGAAGATGCAGGGGATGTTGCTGAGGATGGTGTTGGTGTTGCTGTAAATGAGGGTGAACAACTAGTCAGTGATACTCCAAAG GATGGTGGCGCACATCAGTCGAACCAAGATTTAAATGAACATATCATGGAGCAAGATGTTGATGACAATGTTCAACACAACATCCCTCATGTTTTGCCCGAAAAAACAACAATGGATGTATCG GAACCTTCCACTTCAACAACAATATCGCCATCAACTCAAGCAGCAATAGATGCGCTTATCAAAGATTTGAGTAAAGATCCTACTAATGCTAGACTATTATATTCTTACAATCCACAGAATATAACTAGCAGCCAGTACTTGTTGACCGACAATAAATTACCCACTGATATTCCAACAATGGAGATTGGTGTTAGAACCGATTCAGTCACTCCTGCGCATAGAAATAGAATGCCTTCGAGAAGGATTCAATCTCCATATTGTACTTTTTTTGGGTCAAGCGAGAAgggaaaagagaaattaaaggATATGACTCGACTCCATTTCCCGTTCGAAGGATGTGGCATTACAGATCAAGTTTCGCCGAAACTTACTGAGGATAACATGAATTGGTTGTCAAGGGGGCttctaaaaaatcataacaataa ATATTACatggacgatgatgatgatagtcTTACTACACTAGAACATATTAATCGCGCTTCAGTTGTATCTGTACATGAGAGGTCaataattaacatcatcaaagGTTTTGGAATACCAGCTGCTTTACCATGGCATCTTGTAGATGAG GGTGATAAGA aaaatgaacgCACAAAATTTGCTGATTGTCATGCATACAAAGACAACATTACTGGTTCACTTCTGGAGCCTCAAGTTCCTTTCATGATTGAATTTTCACAAGACATCCCTAAAGAGGACTGCGATAGCCT AGACTGTGGGTTGTATGTTACTGCATTTGCCGAGTATATGAGTGACCAAATCAATATATCATATGTTGATTTTAGTCCTGATTACCTACGTCAAAGATATGGAGCATTGCTGTGGAGTTATGGAAGTGAGAAGGCTAAGTGCGGATATGTTAGCGATAATGATGATCCACCAAAATCCAGGGGCATAGTCACACCACCACCAGAAGAAGATTTAGTTCACATAGTGTAg